A single genomic interval of Brevibacillus brevis harbors:
- a CDS encoding NUDIX hydrolase: protein MSTSPLRAKRIHFRTKKYRSPDGLPTDICLFTILSIPRQTKTKSLPLKQLAVLLIKRKSDTFGEQWALPGGFSHESETLDECAYRELKEETNIDRDVHIEQLKTYYRPGRDPRGWIPSVAYVSLVHEDLLKHAQANDDASDARLFPIEEAFALNLAFDHREILTDALQRVREQMLQTTIAKAFLPDEFTLSELLQVIESVVPSFSAKDRGNFERRLLATTRRQGLLEPVLSADGQPVYSTEFSNSPAKLYRFTGFTPTAMIY, encoded by the coding sequence GTGAGTACGTCTCCCCTTCGAGCCAAACGCATCCACTTTCGGACCAAAAAGTACCGCTCACCGGATGGACTTCCAACAGATATTTGCCTCTTTACGATCCTTTCCATCCCGCGCCAAACAAAAACCAAATCGCTGCCACTCAAACAATTGGCCGTTCTTCTGATCAAGCGAAAAAGCGATACATTTGGAGAGCAATGGGCCTTGCCTGGCGGTTTTTCCCATGAATCGGAGACTCTGGACGAATGCGCCTATCGCGAGTTGAAAGAAGAGACGAATATCGACCGCGATGTACACATCGAGCAGTTGAAGACGTACTACAGGCCCGGAAGAGACCCTCGTGGTTGGATCCCGAGTGTTGCCTATGTCTCCCTCGTCCATGAAGATTTATTGAAGCACGCACAGGCAAACGACGATGCATCCGACGCGCGGCTATTTCCGATTGAGGAAGCTTTTGCCCTCAACCTTGCTTTTGATCATCGTGAAATTTTGACTGACGCCTTACAGCGCGTTCGTGAGCAGATGCTGCAAACGACTATCGCCAAAGCGTTTTTGCCAGATGAGTTTACCTTGAGCGAACTGCTGCAAGTGATCGAGTCCGTCGTTCCATCCTTTTCGGCAAAAGATCGCGGCAATTTTGAGCGGCGCCTGCTTGCGACAACCAGACGGCAAGGACTGCTCGAGCCAGTTCTATCGGCTGACGGACAGCCTGTCTACTCGACCGAGTTTTCGAATTCGCCAGCCAAGCTCTATCGCTTTACCGGCTTTACGCCAACTGCCATGATTTACTGA
- a CDS encoding YceI family protein, whose product MKKNSVILTASVATLVVGIGGYMLYDYFVGNHVEIQPAATVTTASSTASSTPLTADQLNKKWTINDQSKVYFSVTTSKETVNFEMDGITGSWNVNLSAPDQMKATASADLNKLNSGNEKRDTHIKSPDYFDTAVHPTATFEAKSFENWPTTWIEGQKASFTINGVLTVRGIAKDVKMNADAIYSQGKLQLEGTSVVTFGDFGLTSPHTIVAKTEENINITLRLALDAV is encoded by the coding sequence ATGAAAAAGAATTCGGTTATCCTGACAGCATCAGTTGCCACGCTCGTGGTCGGTATCGGGGGCTACATGCTCTATGACTATTTCGTGGGAAACCATGTGGAGATTCAGCCTGCAGCTACGGTAACCACAGCCTCATCTACCGCTTCATCAACACCTCTGACAGCAGATCAACTGAATAAAAAATGGACAATCAATGACCAGTCCAAAGTCTATTTCTCCGTCACTACGTCGAAAGAAACGGTAAACTTTGAAATGGACGGCATTACTGGTAGCTGGAATGTGAACCTCTCTGCACCAGATCAAATGAAAGCAACAGCTTCTGCCGACTTGAATAAGCTGAACTCCGGTAATGAAAAGCGCGACACCCATATCAAATCTCCTGATTACTTTGATACCGCCGTGCACCCAACTGCTACTTTTGAAGCGAAATCTTTTGAGAACTGGCCAACTACATGGATCGAAGGACAAAAGGCTTCGTTCACCATCAATGGCGTCCTGACTGTAAGAGGAATTGCCAAAGACGTGAAAATGAATGCTGACGCGATTTATTCCCAAGGCAAACTACAGTTGGAAGGAACGTCCGTCGTAACGTTTGGTGACTTCGGATTGACCAGCCCTCATACGATCGTGGCCAAAACGGAAGAAAACATTAACATTACATTGCGACTCGCGTTGGATGCTGTTTAA
- a CDS encoding response regulator transcription factor gives MSLSKGIKILLVDDEPTILQFLEMGLENEGFQVLTAQDGMTAVTMVKEHQPHVVILDVMMPGMDGFEVCRMLKKIQNVATIMLTAREDVEDRVKGLTLGADDYMIKPFSFEELLARIHARIRNHYPHLLSKVHLGPFQIDDRRKEITYEETLLELSPTEYSLLKYLVTNHGLVLSKPMILDNVWGYDFGGEENIVEVYIRSLRDKLNDRQHRIIRTLRGAGYRVDFV, from the coding sequence ATGAGCCTAAGCAAAGGCATTAAAATATTGCTTGTCGATGATGAACCGACCATCCTGCAATTTTTGGAGATGGGTCTTGAAAATGAAGGCTTCCAGGTATTGACGGCACAAGATGGGATGACTGCGGTGACCATGGTGAAGGAGCATCAGCCCCATGTCGTCATTCTCGATGTGATGATGCCAGGCATGGACGGCTTCGAGGTATGTCGGATGTTGAAAAAGATACAGAATGTAGCAACGATCATGCTGACAGCCAGAGAAGACGTAGAGGATCGGGTAAAAGGGCTGACGCTTGGTGCCGATGATTATATGATCAAGCCGTTTAGCTTTGAGGAGCTGCTTGCCCGTATCCATGCGCGCATTCGTAATCATTACCCACATTTGCTCTCCAAGGTACACCTCGGCCCCTTCCAAATCGATGACAGGCGAAAGGAAATTACTTACGAGGAAACGCTTCTGGAGCTATCGCCAACGGAATACTCTTTGCTGAAATATTTAGTGACCAATCACGGGTTGGTTTTGAGTAAACCAATGATTCTGGATAACGTGTGGGGCTATGATTTCGGTGGGGAGGAGAACATTGTCGAGGTGTATATTCGCTCCCTGCGTGACAAACTGAACGATCGTCAGCATCGGATCATTCGCACATTGCGAGGTGCGGGCTATCGGGTTGATTTTGTATGA
- a CDS encoding cysteine hydrolase family protein, which produces MKALIVIDYTNDFVATDGALTCGEPGQAIEGRIGELIRDFLAEGDFVVMAVDAHREQDPYHPETGLYPPHNIIGTAGRNLYGSIQEIYEEFEDTIHWMDKTRYSAFQGTDLALLLRTRGITEVHLVGVCTDICVLHTAIEGFYNGFSVVIHEDAVASFLPEGHKWALGHFQNQLGMTIRKK; this is translated from the coding sequence ATGAAAGCTTTGATCGTGATCGACTACACGAATGATTTTGTCGCGACAGATGGTGCATTGACTTGTGGAGAGCCTGGTCAGGCTATTGAAGGACGCATTGGAGAATTGATCCGCGACTTCCTCGCAGAAGGCGATTTTGTCGTCATGGCAGTCGACGCTCATCGAGAGCAGGACCCGTACCACCCTGAGACAGGACTCTACCCTCCGCACAACATTATCGGTACGGCTGGCCGGAATTTGTATGGCAGCATTCAGGAGATTTACGAGGAATTCGAAGATACGATTCACTGGATGGATAAGACCCGCTACAGTGCTTTCCAAGGTACCGACCTTGCGTTATTGTTGCGGACGAGAGGTATCACTGAGGTTCATCTGGTAGGTGTCTGCACGGACATTTGTGTATTGCATACAGCGATTGAAGGCTTCTATAACGGCTTTTCTGTCGTCATCCACGAGGATGCAGTAGCGAGCTTTCTTCCAGAAGGTCACAAATGGGCTCTCGGTCACTTTCAGAACCAGCTTGGCATGACTATCCGCAAAAAATAA